The DNA sequence GGACGCCCTCGCTGGAACTAGCCAACGCAGCCGCCCGTCGCGAGCGTCTGTCTTTCAGCATTCTGGCAAATGCGCAGGGTTCGGTCCGCTATGTCGAGCAGTTCGACGCACAGGTCTCCTCCGATTTCCTTTTGAGACAGTTTCCCTTCGATAAGCAGAACCTGCAGGTCATCGTGCAGCCACTTCTTACCGACACAACTCAGCTCAAGCTGAGCGTGGACCGCGTCTCTTCCCGCGTCGGCGAACAGACCTGGGTGGAGTTGCCGGAATGGAAAATCGGAGGCCTGGCAGCGACCGCGGAGACACTCAAGATTCGAAATGTGGTGGGCGATATCCCGCAGATCAGGTTCGATTTGAAAGTGCGACGCAGGGCGGCCTTCTATCTGTGGAAAGTGTTTCTGCCAATTCTGATCATGGTCCTGGTGTCGTGGTCTGTGTTCTGGATCGAGCTGTCGCAGTTCGATTGGCAGGCGAAGATTGCGGTGACGACCATGCTGACGCTGGTCGCGTTTTCATTTGCGATCGAAAGAAATCTGCCGCGGATCGGCTACCTGACTTTCTTCGATGGGGTATTCCTGACGAGCTTTGTCTTTATTTTTCTCGTAATGATCGAGATAACGCTCATTCATGTGCTGCACTTGCGCAAGAGGGAAAGCGCCGCGGCGGCTATTCACTCCGCTTCGCGATGGGTATTTCCGCTCGCCTACTTTGCCAGCATTGCGCTGATGGTCCCGATCTTTCTCATGTAACCAGCTGTCTAAGGAGCTTCATAATTGCGATGCTCGCCGGGCGTACGCTGCGCCAGGTGTTCGAGCGCCTCGTCGATTTCAGTGGCAAGGTATTCGCGCTGCTGGGTGGTGTCGATGCGCAGGTGGTTTTGCGCCGCAATCTCGCGCAGCGGCTCGAACTCGGCGCGCTGGCGCTGGTACACCTCTGGCGTAGCGTCTGACACTTCACCGTGTATCGATCCGCGCCGCTCCAGCCGGCGTATCGCTTCGTCTTCGCTGACTACGCACTCGACGAATAGCACCGCCGCGCCGTGCCGCGCCGCTATCGCCAGCGCGAGCTGCCGATCGGCAGACGCCTTGAACGTCGCGTCAAGGATTGCTCCGCGGCCGTCGCTCAGCAGGCTCTCCGCTTCGCCGAGCATCGCGCCGTAGGTGATTCTCGTAAAGCTGCCGGAATATATGTCCGTGGCGTAATCCGTGCGGACGTGCTCGTGCGCGGTGACCGCTGCCAGGCGCTTGCGGACGCGGTCCGAGTTGATGATTTTGAAGCCTTTGCGATGCTGAAGCATGCGCGCGACGGTCGATTTGCCCGCGCCCGAAAGCCCGCACACCACGATCAGAGCCGGCGATGCGCCGTGCGCATAGCGCCACGCTAGCTCGAAGTAACCGCGCGCGAGCTGGCGGGCGCGCTCGCTTTGCGTGGCGCCAACTTCGCGCTCGAGGCTTCTCAGGCTCTCGACCTTGCCCCGCACGCATGCGCGATAGCACTTGTAGAACGGGACGAACAGCGCAAGCTCTTCGTCGCCGGCGATCGCGGCGTAGGCCTCGACCAACTCCTCGGCGAGCCCAGGCGCGCCCAGCCGCTCGAGGTCCATCGCCAGGAACGCGATCTCCGAAGCGACATCGCCGTAGCGCAGCTGCTCGCTGAACTCGACGCAATCGATCACATCGATTGCGTTTTGGTTGCCCGTAATGCAGATGTGCTCGGCGCGCAAATCGCCGTGGCCTTCGCGCACGCGGCCCGCGCGCGCCCGCTCATTCAATGGCCGCCAATGAGCCGTGATAAAGGCGCGGCAGAAGGCGTCGATCGCCGTGAACTGGTCCTGGCGAAGCGTGTGGCCGATAGAATCCTGGTTCTGCGCGATGTCCTCGATCACGCCGCGCCAGATTGCCGCGGCTGAACCGTAGGTCCATCCACGATTCGACGGCGCGCTCGCGTGAAATTCCGCGATACGCGCCGCAATCGCGCGAATCGTGCGGCTCTCCACCTGGCCCGCGGCAAGAAGCCGATCGAGCATTCGGTCTTCGGGCAGCCGGCGCATCTTGACCGCGTACTCGACGGCTTCGGGATGCTCCACGCGAACCTCGGGTCCGAGCACGAAGCAGTCCGCGCGCTTAAGAATCGCGAACACGCCGAGATACACGCGCGGCGAAAGGCGCGCGTTGAGGCGCACCTCCTCGATGCAGTAGTGGAACCGCTGAGCGAGCCTGGAGCAGTCCAGGAATGCGAAATGAACCGGCTTCTTGACCTTGAAGACCGTTTCTCCGGCGACAAAGACGTAAGATATGTGCGTCTGCTTGAGTTCTACCCGAGCGGGCGAGTCCGGGTAGAACCCCGGCCGCATCATTGCCTCGACCAGCGCCGAGACGCCACCGGCGCGATCTCCGTGAGGCCTCGGCGTCGGGCATGATTCCATCATTTCACCCGGGCCCGCGCATCGTTCCTGGCTGCTCGCCGGCTCAGACTCGTGTGGTCAGCGCCTCAAGCACGTCGCCGGTGGTTATCACGCCGGCCAGCTTGCCATTTTCCAGCACTGGCAGCCCTCCGATCTTCCGCTCGCGCAGCAGGCGCGCAGCCTCCCGAATATCGGTCGACGGCGTTACCGTTATCAGCACTTCGCTCATCGCCTTGCAC is a window from the Candidatus Binatus sp. genome containing:
- a CDS encoding AAA family ATPase, with translation MESCPTPRPHGDRAGGVSALVEAMMRPGFYPDSPARVELKQTHISYVFVAGETVFKVKKPVHFAFLDCSRLAQRFHYCIEEVRLNARLSPRVYLGVFAILKRADCFVLGPEVRVEHPEAVEYAVKMRRLPEDRMLDRLLAAGQVESRTIRAIAARIAEFHASAPSNRGWTYGSAAAIWRGVIEDIAQNQDSIGHTLRQDQFTAIDAFCRAFITAHWRPLNERARAGRVREGHGDLRAEHICITGNQNAIDVIDCVEFSEQLRYGDVASEIAFLAMDLERLGAPGLAEELVEAYAAIAGDEELALFVPFYKCYRACVRGKVESLRSLEREVGATQSERARQLARGYFELAWRYAHGASPALIVVCGLSGAGKSTVARMLQHRKGFKIINSDRVRKRLAAVTAHEHVRTDYATDIYSGSFTRITYGAMLGEAESLLSDGRGAILDATFKASADRQLALAIAARHGAAVLFVECVVSEDEAIRRLERRGSIHGEVSDATPEVYQRQRAEFEPLREIAAQNHLRIDTTQQREYLATEIDEALEHLAQRTPGEHRNYEAP